A genomic segment from Myxocyprinus asiaticus isolate MX2 ecotype Aquarium Trade chromosome 36, UBuf_Myxa_2, whole genome shotgun sequence encodes:
- the LOC127427425 gene encoding guanine nucleotide-binding protein G(I)/G(S)/G(O) subunit gamma-T2-like — protein MARDMSDKDILKMEIDQLKIEVNTPRTAISATAPELIAYVEEKSAEDPLIKGVPEDKNPFKEKGGCIIT, from the exons ATGGCTCGGGACATGTCAGATAAAGACATCCTGAAGATGGAGATTGACCAGCTGAAAATAGAGGTGAACACTCCCAGAACAGCG ATATCAGCAACAGCCCCAGAGCTTATTGCTTATGTTGAGGAGAAGTCTGCTGAAGACCCCCTAATCAAGGGCGTCCCAGAGGACAAGAACCCATTCAAAGAGAAGGGTGGCTGCATTATCACATAG